One window from the genome of Cricetulus griseus strain 17A/GY chromosome 2, alternate assembly CriGri-PICRH-1.0, whole genome shotgun sequence encodes:
- the Srsf10 gene encoding serine/arginine-rich splicing factor 10 isoform X12, translating to MSRYLRPPNTSLFVRNVADDTRSEDLRREFGRYGPIVDVYVPLDFYTRRPRGFAYVQFEDVRDAEDALHNLDRKWICGRQIEIQFAQGDRKTPNQMKAKEGRNVYSSSRYDDYDRYRRSRSRSYERRRSRSRSFDYNYRRSYSPRKPNCSWNTQYSSAYYTSRKI from the exons atgTCCCGCTACCTGCGCCCCCCCAACACGTCTCTGTTCGTCAGGAACGTGGCAGACGACACCAG GTCTGAAGATTTACGTCGAGAATTTGGTCGTTATGGTCCTATAGTAGATGTTTATGTCCCACTTGATTTCTACACTCGACGTCCAAGAGGATTTGCATATGTTCA ATTTGAGGATGTTCGTGATGCTGAAGATGCTTTACATAATTTGGACAGAAAATGGATTTGTGGGCGTCAAATTGAAATACAGTTCGCACAGGGGGATCGGAAGA CACCAAATCAGATGAAAGCCAAGGAAGGGAGGAATGTATACAGTTCCTCACGATACGATGACTATGATCGATATAGACGTTCTCGGAGCCGAAGTTATGAAAGGAGGAGATCAAGGAGTCGCTCTTTTGATTACAACTATAGAAGATCTTACAGTCCTAGAAA aCCAAACTGCAGCTGGAATACCCAGTACAGTTCTGCTTACTACACTTCAAGAAAGATCTGA
- the Pnrc2 gene encoding proline-rich nuclear receptor coactivator 2, giving the protein MGGGERYNIPAPQSRNVSKNQQQHNRQKTKDQNSQMKMVPKKKERGHGYNPAAAARQAMQNGGKNKSLANNPSWNASLSSPSLLFKPQANQNYAGAKFSEPPSPSVLPKPPSHWVPVSLNPSDKETMTFQLKTLLKVQV; this is encoded by the coding sequence atGGGTGGTGGAGAGAGGTATAACATTCCAGCCCCCCAATCTAGAAATGTTAGTAAGAACCAACAACAGCACAATAGACAGAAGACCAAGGATCAGAATTCCCAGATGAAGATGGTtcctaagaaaaaagaaagaggacacGGGTACAATCCGGCGGCAGCTGCGCGGCAGGCCATGCAGAATGGGGGCAAGAACAAGAGCCTCGCCAACAACCCAAGTTGGAATGCTAGCCTATCAAGCCCAAGCTTGCTTTTTAAGCCTCAAGCTAACCAGAACTATGCCGGAGCCAAATTTAGTGAACCACCATCACCAAGTGTTCTTCCCAAGCCACCAAGCCACTGGGTTCCTGTTTCATTGAACCCTTCAGATAAGGAAACAATGACATTTCAACTTAAAACCCTACTTAAAGTACAGGTTTAA
- the Srsf10 gene encoding serine/arginine-rich splicing factor 10 isoform X10, whose protein sequence is MSRYLRPPNTSLFVRNVADDTRSEDLRREFGRYGPIVDVYVPLDFYTRRPRGFAYVQFEDVRDAEDALHNLDRKWICGRQIEIQFAQGDRKTPNQMKAKEGRNVYSSSRYDDYDRYRRSRSRSYERRRSRSRSFDYNYRRSYSPRNSRPTGRPRRSRSHSDNDRPNCSWNTQYSSAYYTSRKI, encoded by the exons atgTCCCGCTACCTGCGCCCCCCCAACACGTCTCTGTTCGTCAGGAACGTGGCAGACGACACCAG GTCTGAAGATTTACGTCGAGAATTTGGTCGTTATGGTCCTATAGTAGATGTTTATGTCCCACTTGATTTCTACACTCGACGTCCAAGAGGATTTGCATATGTTCA ATTTGAGGATGTTCGTGATGCTGAAGATGCTTTACATAATTTGGACAGAAAATGGATTTGTGGGCGTCAAATTGAAATACAGTTCGCACAGGGGGATCGGAAGA CACCAAATCAGATGAAAGCCAAGGAAGGGAGGAATGTATACAGTTCCTCACGATACGATGACTATGATCGATATAGACGTTCTCGGAGCCGAAGTTATGAAAGGAGGAGATCAAGGAGTCGCTCTTTTGATTACAACTATAGAAGATCTTACAGTCCTAGAAA CAGTAGACCAACTGGAAGACCACGGCGTAGCCGAAGCCATTCCGACAATGATAG aCCAAACTGCAGCTGGAATACCCAGTACAGTTCTGCTTACTACACTTCAAGAAAGATCTGA
- the Srsf10 gene encoding serine/arginine-rich splicing factor 10 isoform X8 → MSRYLRPPNTSLFVRNVADDTRSEDLRREFGRYGPIVDVYVPLDFYTRRPRGFAYVQFEDVRDAEDALHNLDRKWICGRQIEIQFAQGDRKTPNQMKAKEGRNVYSSSRYDDYDRYRRSRSRSYERRRSRSRSFDYNYRRSYSPRNRPTGRPRRSRSHSDNDRFKHRNRSFSRSKSNSRSRSKSQPKKEMKAKSRSRSASHTKTRGTSKTDSKTHYKSGSRYEKESRKKEPPRSKSQSRSQSRSRSKSRSRSWTSPKSSGH, encoded by the exons atgTCCCGCTACCTGCGCCCCCCCAACACGTCTCTGTTCGTCAGGAACGTGGCAGACGACACCAG GTCTGAAGATTTACGTCGAGAATTTGGTCGTTATGGTCCTATAGTAGATGTTTATGTCCCACTTGATTTCTACACTCGACGTCCAAGAGGATTTGCATATGTTCA ATTTGAGGATGTTCGTGATGCTGAAGATGCTTTACATAATTTGGACAGAAAATGGATTTGTGGGCGTCAAATTGAAATACAGTTCGCACAGGGGGATCGGAAGA CACCAAATCAGATGAAAGCCAAGGAAGGGAGGAATGTATACAGTTCCTCACGATACGATGACTATGATCGATATAGACGTTCTCGGAGCCGAAGTTATGAAAGGAGGAGATCAAGGAGTCGCTCTTTTGATTACAACTATAGAAGATCTTACAGTCCTAGAAA TAGACCAACTGGAAGACCACGGCGTAGCCGAAGCCATTCCGACAATGATAG ATTCAAACACCGAAATCGATCTTTTTCAAGATCTAAATCCAATTCAAGATCACGGTCCAAGTCCCAGcccaagaaagaaatgaaggctaAATCACGTTCTAGGTCTGCATCTCACACCAAAACTAGAGGCACCTCTAAAACAGATTCCAAAACACATTATAAGTCTGGCTCAAGATATGAAAAGGAATCAAGGAAAAAAGAACCACCTAGATCCAAATCTCAGTCAAGATCACAGTCTAGGTCTAGGTCAAAATCTAGATCAAGGTCTTGGACTAGTCCCAAGTCCAGTGGCCACTGA
- the Srsf10 gene encoding serine/arginine-rich splicing factor 10 isoform X11, whose protein sequence is MSRYLRPPNTSLFVRNVADDTRSEDLRREFGRYGPIVDVYVPLDFYTRRPRGFAYVQFEDVRDAEDALHNLDRKWICGRQIEIQFAQGDRKTPNQMKAKEGRNVYSSSRYDDYDRYRRSRSRSYERRRSRSRSFDYNYRRSYSPRNRPTGRPRRSRSHSDNDRPNCSWNTQYSSAYYTSRKI, encoded by the exons atgTCCCGCTACCTGCGCCCCCCCAACACGTCTCTGTTCGTCAGGAACGTGGCAGACGACACCAG GTCTGAAGATTTACGTCGAGAATTTGGTCGTTATGGTCCTATAGTAGATGTTTATGTCCCACTTGATTTCTACACTCGACGTCCAAGAGGATTTGCATATGTTCA ATTTGAGGATGTTCGTGATGCTGAAGATGCTTTACATAATTTGGACAGAAAATGGATTTGTGGGCGTCAAATTGAAATACAGTTCGCACAGGGGGATCGGAAGA CACCAAATCAGATGAAAGCCAAGGAAGGGAGGAATGTATACAGTTCCTCACGATACGATGACTATGATCGATATAGACGTTCTCGGAGCCGAAGTTATGAAAGGAGGAGATCAAGGAGTCGCTCTTTTGATTACAACTATAGAAGATCTTACAGTCCTAGAAA TAGACCAACTGGAAGACCACGGCGTAGCCGAAGCCATTCCGACAATGATAG aCCAAACTGCAGCTGGAATACCCAGTACAGTTCTGCTTACTACACTTCAAGAAAGATCTGA
- the Srsf10 gene encoding serine/arginine-rich splicing factor 10 isoform X7: MSRYLRPPNTSLFVRNVADDTRSEDLRREFGRYGPIVDVYVPLDFYTRRPRGFAYVQFEDVRDAEDALHNLDRKWICGRQIEIQFAQGDRKTPNQMKAKEGRNVYSSSRYDDYDRYRRSRSRSYERRRSRSRSFDYNYRRSYSPRNSRPTGRPRRSRSHSDNDRFKHRNRSFSRSKSNSRSRSKSQPKKEMKAKSRSRSASHTKTRGTSKTDSKTHYKSGSRYEKESRKKEPPRSKSQSRSQSRSRSKSRSRSWTSPKSSGH; the protein is encoded by the exons atgTCCCGCTACCTGCGCCCCCCCAACACGTCTCTGTTCGTCAGGAACGTGGCAGACGACACCAG GTCTGAAGATTTACGTCGAGAATTTGGTCGTTATGGTCCTATAGTAGATGTTTATGTCCCACTTGATTTCTACACTCGACGTCCAAGAGGATTTGCATATGTTCA ATTTGAGGATGTTCGTGATGCTGAAGATGCTTTACATAATTTGGACAGAAAATGGATTTGTGGGCGTCAAATTGAAATACAGTTCGCACAGGGGGATCGGAAGA CACCAAATCAGATGAAAGCCAAGGAAGGGAGGAATGTATACAGTTCCTCACGATACGATGACTATGATCGATATAGACGTTCTCGGAGCCGAAGTTATGAAAGGAGGAGATCAAGGAGTCGCTCTTTTGATTACAACTATAGAAGATCTTACAGTCCTAGAAA CAGTAGACCAACTGGAAGACCACGGCGTAGCCGAAGCCATTCCGACAATGATAG ATTCAAACACCGAAATCGATCTTTTTCAAGATCTAAATCCAATTCAAGATCACGGTCCAAGTCCCAGcccaagaaagaaatgaaggctaAATCACGTTCTAGGTCTGCATCTCACACCAAAACTAGAGGCACCTCTAAAACAGATTCCAAAACACATTATAAGTCTGGCTCAAGATATGAAAAGGAATCAAGGAAAAAAGAACCACCTAGATCCAAATCTCAGTCAAGATCACAGTCTAGGTCTAGGTCAAAATCTAGATCAAGGTCTTGGACTAGTCCCAAGTCCAGTGGCCACTGA
- the Srsf10 gene encoding serine/arginine-rich splicing factor 10 isoform X9 gives MSRYLRPPNTSLFVRNVADDTRSEDLRREFGRYGPIVDVYVPLDFYTRRPRGFAYVQFEDVRDAEDALHNLDRKWICGRQIEIQFAQGDRKTPNQMKAKEGRNVYSSSRYDDYDRYRRSRSRSYERRRSRSRSFDYNYRRSYSPRNSRPTGRPRRSRSHSDNDRFKHRNRSFSRSKSNSRSRSKSQPKKEMKAKSRSRPNCSWNTQYSSAYYTSRKI, from the exons atgTCCCGCTACCTGCGCCCCCCCAACACGTCTCTGTTCGTCAGGAACGTGGCAGACGACACCAG GTCTGAAGATTTACGTCGAGAATTTGGTCGTTATGGTCCTATAGTAGATGTTTATGTCCCACTTGATTTCTACACTCGACGTCCAAGAGGATTTGCATATGTTCA ATTTGAGGATGTTCGTGATGCTGAAGATGCTTTACATAATTTGGACAGAAAATGGATTTGTGGGCGTCAAATTGAAATACAGTTCGCACAGGGGGATCGGAAGA CACCAAATCAGATGAAAGCCAAGGAAGGGAGGAATGTATACAGTTCCTCACGATACGATGACTATGATCGATATAGACGTTCTCGGAGCCGAAGTTATGAAAGGAGGAGATCAAGGAGTCGCTCTTTTGATTACAACTATAGAAGATCTTACAGTCCTAGAAA CAGTAGACCAACTGGAAGACCACGGCGTAGCCGAAGCCATTCCGACAATGATAG ATTCAAACACCGAAATCGATCTTTTTCAAGATCTAAATCCAATTCAAGATCACGGTCCAAGTCCCAGcccaagaaagaaatgaaggctaAATCACGTTCTAG aCCAAACTGCAGCTGGAATACCCAGTACAGTTCTGCTTACTACACTTCAAGAAAGATCTGA